AGCGTATAGACATAGATTGCCTGATCGGGGCCGCCGTGGTTTTCCGTATCGCTGATTGTATCCCCTTCGAGACCCAAAGGGGTCACTGTTACGGTATCCGTCTGCGGTTGCTTATAAATGCCCGTGACGCCATAAGACTTTGCACCTGTAATGGCCTGTTCTTTGCCAATGTTGATGCTGACCAATTTCATCGTTTAATTTCCTTAATGAGATCAGGCATCCCGGTCAATTTGCTCCAGATCTAGTGTGAAATTGCCCTTTGTGGTGCCCAATTGCTGTTGGAAGCGCGTCGCCACAATGGTATATGTCCCATCACGCGGCAAGACATATTCATTGATTAAAGCGTCACGGTTGCCGGCTGCGTCGTCATCCTGAATGAGGGTCGCACCTGACTCGTTTTTGAGCAGCAACAGCGGGTCCAGGTCTCCGTCTCCATGCGTCATGCGGATAGTGACCCTATCGCCAGCCATGCCTTCAAATTCAAAGAGAACCTCGTATATCGTATCGGTGATGGATGCTTGAGCTGTTTCGCCATAGCTGAGCATGGTATCAGTTGGGGCGCCGGATGTCCCCTGAGGTTGGGCCGTGTTGTCGACGACAATTTCGCCAATTTGGCGCTCAAACGATAAGTCAAAGTTGCCCTGGCTGGTGCCTAATGCTTGCTGAAAGCGCGTAGCAATGATTGTATAAGTCCCTGTTGCGGGGATGACAAAATCCTGGAGATAGGCATTTCGTGTGCCGCCTCGCTCATCGTCGTCATTTTCGACCACCACATCGTCATCGCTATCACGTATCTGGATGAGTGGGTCCAGATCGCCACTGCTGCGGCTCATCGAGATTTCTACAATATCGTTTTCATTGGCTTCAAAAGTGAATTCTACGCGCTGCTGCTGGTCTGTGATTTCGCCCGCATATTCAAAAAAGTCTTCTTCAATCGGCACAGAGACGATTTCAGCAGGCTCTTGAGTATCCGGCAGCCCCAGGGAGAGCGTGGGCTGTGCTGGTATGGTGATCATCGGCAGCAGGGAAGAATGCGTCTCTGTGGCGGCAGGTGTTTCTGTGGCAGTGGGTGGCATTGCCGTATGGGTGGGCGTTGAGGTCGGCAAATCCGTCGATGTCAATGTCATCGTCGGCGTAAAGGTCATTGTTGGCGTGGTTGTTGCCGTAGCGGTCTGCGTTGGGGTTTCGGTTGCGATGCGTGTTGGCACAATGGCCCCTTGTAGGGCAGGGGTAGCATCGCCTGTAGGATTACAAGCACTGAGTACGAGACTCAAGAAAAAGGGGAACACGACCCACATCGTGTTCCGCAAACGCGAACCGGTTTGTAACAACACCGTAGAATGCTCCTAATTGTCGTCGCAACATCCAAGCTGAATGCCAGACTGAATGCGCGGATAATAGCAAAGCCAAATTTGTCTACAGACATTGTAAATGGCTGTCACCTATTTGGCGAATTAAGAGCTCGCGCCTTTCGCTTTCCCCTTAACGCCTTTGAGGCCGCGCCCAGCTGCCATGTCTACCAGGTTGGTCTTGTAATCATAGACGTTGCGGCGTTTATCGGCGTAAGCATCCTGGGCCAGCTTAACGAGGTATTCAACCACTTCTGACGCTGTCATATTTGTCTCTCGCCAGAGGTAAAGCGCCAGAGAACCGGGCATCGTGTTGATCTCGTTGAGGTAGAAAGCGCCGCTTTCGCTATCAACCAGATAATCAATACGGCAGATGCCACGCCCATCAACTGCGATGAAGGCATCTTTGCTTGCCTGCTGGATTTGTTCTGTAACATCGTCTTCAATAGGGGCCGGGATAATGCGATCTGCGCTTTTCATGCCCTCATTGCCTCGCAGATATTTATCATCAAAGCCGAGGAAATCCGTCCAGCTCAAGGGCTGCTCTAACACAGAAATGCGAATATCTTCACCGTAACCCATGATGGAACAGTTAATCTCGATGCCTTTAACGGCTTGTTCAACCAGCACACGGCGGTCAAAACTGGTGGCGACGTCGATAGAAGCTTTGAGCAGTTCATCACTATCGGCGCGCCCCACACCAATGCTCGATCCAAGTGTCGCTGGCTTCACAAAGACAGGATAAGCGAATGCGCCTTTGATCTGCTCCATGATAGCTTGTGGGTCCCGTAGCCAGTCATCGCGTTGGATGGTTATGCCAGGGACCACAGGAATATCATTTTGCTGCAAAATCTGTTTTGTCAGGATTTTATCGTTCGTCAGGGCGCTGCCCGTTGTTGCGAAGCCCACATAGGGAATATCTGCCAGTTCACACAGTCCCTGTAAGGTGCCATCTTCACCATGTGAGCCGTGGATCGCCGGGAACAAAACATCCAGGCGTAGGACTTCGCTCTTGCTGAATCGTCCTGCTAAGGGGTTCCGAATCAGGCCATGATGACGCACATCTGGCGATAAGATCACGGGTTCTACGGTTTCATGGTTGAGGATGGCATCATCTTTATAGTTATCAAGCTGACGCAGCCCCTCACCTGTATACCATTTGCCATCGCGACTGATATAGATAGGGACAACGGTGTAACGGTTCTCATCAAAGGCATCCATGACCTGGTGGCCTGTTACGATGCTGACATCGTGCTCTACGCTGCGCCCACCAAAGATCACGCCGACCGTTAATTTGCGATTTGCTGCCATGAGACTATACCTCACGGTAAGTTGCTAAAGCGCGGCAAGCATAGCGCAAAGGTACGGGGCTGCAAAGGCATAACCCGCTACTGAACGTGACGATCTCTCTACGCTTGTTCCGTGACCAACACCTTGTCGATGCGCACGCCGTCCATATCGACAATTTCGAAGTGCAGATTATCGTATGTGATGTGATCCGCTGTGGTAGGCACGGAGCCAGTCCGAGCCATGATAAAACCTGCCAGCGTGTGATAATCGCTTTCTTCATCTTCCGGCACTTTGAAGCGCGGGAAGATATGGGCTAATTCTTGTAAGCGGATTTGGCCGTTGAGTAACCAGGAACCATCATCTCGTTGGACTGCTTCAGCCTCTTCTGTGGCAAATGGCCCACCATCAAGATCCCCCACAATTTGCTCGATCAAGTCATGCATGCGGACAAGACCCGCTACACCACCATATTCATCCAGGACAATGGCCGTATGCATACCCGTTTGCTTAAAGCGTGTAAATACATCCGAGATCGGCACTGTTTCAGGGATGATCAGTGGGGACATCATGATCTTTTCAAGGTTAAAAGGCGTATCGTGCAACAACTGAACCAATAGGTCCTTGCTGCGTACAATGCCGACAACTTCATCGACATCTTCTTTTGCCACAGGATAGACAGAGTAGGCATAGGTGCTGAGTATCCGGCGGATATCCTCTTCGCTGGCATCTACATCGAGCCAGATAATGTCATTACGAGGCGTGAGCGCAGAGGCGACAGGCTGGTCATCCAGGCGCATGACGCCTTCGACCATGGCTTCTTCGTTTTTTTCGAAGATGCCCGCGCCAATACCTTCACGGACGAGCGAGAGAATTTCTGCTTCTGTGATTGTGGAATCTTCACTGGTCGGAACACCTAGCAGGCGTACTAACAGGTTGGTGGAACCTGTCAAGAACCACACAAGGGGCGTCGTAATTTTGGAAAGAAGCTGCATGGGTTGTGCAATGAGCTTCGAAAGTGTCTCAGGATAGCGCAGGGCAAGCTGCTTGGGGACAAGCTCGCCAATGACCAGCGAAAGATACGTGGTTAATGCGACAACCGCAGCGACACCAATTGCATCGGCTGAGCTGGATAAGGATGGTACTGTCTCGCGGATGAAATCAGCAATTGGTCCTGCAAGTGTGGAGCCACCAAAAGCGCCTGCTAAGATTCCAATCAGTGTAATGCCAATTTGGACAGTTGATAGAAAGCGGGTTGGGTCCGCGCTGATAGCCAGGGCTGTGATAGCGCGTTGATCGCCTTCTTCGGCATCGGCCTGTAGGCGTCCACGTCTGGCAGAGACAATAGCCATCTCCGACATAGCAAAGACCCCGTTGAGTAAAATTAAGGCCAATAAGATGACCAGTTCCATTGAATTCCCTATGTATGTGTGATTGTTGGGTATAAAAATAGCAGATCCATATCAGAAGGACATTACAATCAGCAAAATATGCTGCAATCTGATTTTACGGATGGGTTCTACTTTTGGAGCAACTTTATAGCATAAGAGCGCTCATTTTGTGGGTAACTTGAGTTGAAGACATGATGATAAAGATAACGCCCGACGACTGGCGGGCGTTGTCAGCCTGATGGAAAATTATTCTCGTGGGTTATTCCGCATTTTGCACGAATGAGCCACCGTCAGGCTCCCCTGATTCTTGTAACTCACCGTCCTCCAGATAATTGGAGAAAACCAGCGGGAGGCCAATAGCATCGGAAAAAGCGGTAATCAAGCCATCTTCATCCGTAACAAACATTTCCGGCATATCTTGCAGATGGATATGCAGGTGTGGCTCTGATGTGTTGCCAGAATTGCCAACCAGCCCGATCTCTTGCCCTGCCTCAACGGTATCTCCTTCTGCGACGCTGATGCTATCCGGTTGTAAGTGCGCGATGTAAATGTATTCCGCATCGGCTGTCTGGATGACGACGTGGTTCCCGGCAGGATTCTGTTGATCTGTCTCGACCTTCGGCTGATTTTCCGGCAATCCGTCAACGATTGTGACCACCGTACCATCAGCGGGCGCGAGGGCAGGCTGTCCATAAGCGTAATAGTCTTCGTTGGATGTGCCATCCCCGCTAAAGGTACTGCCATCCTGCCAAATGACGAAATCATAAGCATGCCGCTGGGGTGGTGCATCGACATGATAGTTATGCAAACGGTCGGAGCCGCCCCAGGCCGTATACCAGAGGCCCTCAAAGGGAAGCTGATACATCACATCACTTTCGTAGTCCAGTGCCGGATCATCGGGGAGCGTGTTATTGGCTGTGAAGTTAAGGCCTGAAATCTGGTTGTTGGCATCAAATGTGACTGTTGCAGCCATTTCATTCTCGCCCCAGGTATAGGTGGCAAGATAAGAAATGCCATTACCCAGGGGCAACACCCTTGCTGATGTTTGTTCCCCCAGGGCCGCGACAGACGAAAATTGAGTATAAGCCTGTTCGAGTTCTTCCAGGGGCACAGCTTCTGCCATACCATCATTAAATTGTTCGAAGAGTGCTTCAAAATCCTGATTGATGAAAAGCTCAATGGCTGCGGTGCCCTGGCTGGCGATATTCTCTTCTAAGGTATGATACGCTTCTGCAACGGCATCATAATCGGAGGCCATGGCATCCGTGGTTGTATCCTGCGCCCTGATGCTGCTGATAGGCAATAAGGTAAGTAGCAAATACAGCCCATATATAGCGAATAACTTGTGTTTCATTGCGTGTTCCTCCTCCTGTGAGGTGATAACTGAAGTGATACCTTACATCGTTCCTTACGAAGAGGAGGATATATGACTTGTGTAAATAGAAGATGTGGTCTGTAAAAATACAGGCTTAAAAGTGGCCTAGTAAGTATCTGGCAAATCGTTCAGGAAGAGGACTGCATCGCCAGCGCGCAGATGTGCTTGGTACCAGCTTGTCGCTTCTGAAAGTGTTTCGACGACTTGTAAATGATCTTGTGGGAAGTCCGTTGTAGCAATCCCCGCCTGGATGGGCTGTGTTTGCTGCTTGCCAACCAGGATGATATCGGTTGCATAACGGGCTGCCTGTATACCCAGTTCTCGGTTTTCCGCTTCTTGTACGCTGCCCAGTTCGACCATGCCAGGTGTAATCAGCACGCGACGGCCACCCTGATGCAGCCCCAGCACTTGCAGTGCACTGATAGCCCCGACCGGGTTGGTACTATAAGAATCGTTGATGATGGTGATGCCGCTGGCAGTCGCTTGCCGGACGAGACGGCTTTCCGGTGGTTGTAAGAGGCGTACGCGATACGCAATA
The Phototrophicus methaneseepsis DNA segment above includes these coding regions:
- a CDS encoding pre-peptidase C-terminal domain-containing protein, with protein sequence MLLQTGSRLRNTMWVVFPFFLSLVLSACNPTGDATPALQGAIVPTRIATETPTQTATATTTPTMTFTPTMTLTSTDLPTSTPTHTAMPPTATETPAATETHSSLLPMITIPAQPTLSLGLPDTQEPAEIVSVPIEEDFFEYAGEITDQQQRVEFTFEANENDIVEISMSRSSGDLDPLIQIRDSDDDVVVENDDDERGGTRNAYLQDFVIPATGTYTIIATRFQQALGTSQGNFDLSFERQIGEIVVDNTAQPQGTSGAPTDTMLSYGETAQASITDTIYEVLFEFEGMAGDRVTIRMTHGDGDLDPLLLLKNESGATLIQDDDAAGNRDALINEYVLPRDGTYTIVATRFQQQLGTTKGNFTLDLEQIDRDA
- a CDS encoding D-alanine--D-alanine ligase family protein is translated as MAANRKLTVGVIFGGRSVEHDVSIVTGHQVMDAFDENRYTVVPIYISRDGKWYTGEGLRQLDNYKDDAILNHETVEPVILSPDVRHHGLIRNPLAGRFSKSEVLRLDVLFPAIHGSHGEDGTLQGLCELADIPYVGFATTGSALTNDKILTKQILQQNDIPVVPGITIQRDDWLRDPQAIMEQIKGAFAYPVFVKPATLGSSIGVGRADSDELLKASIDVATSFDRRVLVEQAVKGIEINCSIMGYGEDIRISVLEQPLSWTDFLGFDDKYLRGNEGMKSADRIIPAPIEDDVTEQIQQASKDAFIAVDGRGICRIDYLVDSESGAFYLNEINTMPGSLALYLWRETNMTASEVVEYLVKLAQDAYADKRRNVYDYKTNLVDMAAGRGLKGVKGKAKGASS
- a CDS encoding M23 family metallopeptidase; translated protein: MKHKLFAIYGLYLLLTLLPISSIRAQDTTTDAMASDYDAVAEAYHTLEENIASQGTAAIELFINQDFEALFEQFNDGMAEAVPLEELEQAYTQFSSVAALGEQTSARVLPLGNGISYLATYTWGENEMAATVTFDANNQISGLNFTANNTLPDDPALDYESDVMYQLPFEGLWYTAWGGSDRLHNYHVDAPPQRHAYDFVIWQDGSTFSGDGTSNEDYYAYGQPALAPADGTVVTIVDGLPENQPKVETDQQNPAGNHVVIQTADAEYIYIAHLQPDSISVAEGDTVEAGQEIGLVGNSGNTSEPHLHIHLQDMPEMFVTDEDGLITAFSDAIGLPLVFSNYLEDGELQESGEPDGGSFVQNAE
- a CDS encoding hemolysin family protein → MELVILLALILLNGVFAMSEMAIVSARRGRLQADAEEGDQRAITALAISADPTRFLSTVQIGITLIGILAGAFGGSTLAGPIADFIRETVPSLSSSADAIGVAAVVALTTYLSLVIGELVPKQLALRYPETLSKLIAQPMQLLSKITTPLVWFLTGSTNLLVRLLGVPTSEDSTITEAEILSLVREGIGAGIFEKNEEAMVEGVMRLDDQPVASALTPRNDIIWLDVDASEEDIRRILSTYAYSVYPVAKEDVDEVVGIVRSKDLLVQLLHDTPFNLEKIMMSPLIIPETVPISDVFTRFKQTGMHTAIVLDEYGGVAGLVRMHDLIEQIVGDLDGGPFATEEAEAVQRDDGSWLLNGQIRLQELAHIFPRFKVPEDEESDYHTLAGFIMARTGSVPTTADHITYDNLHFEIVDMDGVRIDKVLVTEQA